A single Atopobiaceae bacterium DNA region contains:
- the dcm gene encoding DNA (cytosine-5-)-methyltransferase — translation MSDEIKVAELFAGVGGFRLGLEGYHSKEHPEWKLPKAGPYKTVWANQWEPPGTKGRQFAAECYESRFGDGSVVNEDINKVLDEYEAGTREIPDVDMVVGGFPCQDYSVARSLDQAKGIEGKKGVLWWDIYRFLQIQLAKSEGNARYCLFENVDRLLKSPVAQRGRDFAIILSCLASLGYCVEWRVINSAEYGSSQRRKRVYIFAERNGNWDLETRLETGVMARALPMREVSPHVKVTIPADPYAASEDFNKGHKLTPFAEAGVMVGNTVVTCKIEEAYKGKLHTLGDVLVSEDEVPESFYVPEEQLPRWEYLKGGKREKRKNKRTGFEYYYSEGSMAWPDLLTNPSRTILTGEGGTSPSRFKHVVEVDGRYRRLIPDELDQLQGFPKGWTDTGMSDGNRAFCMGNALVVGMPHVIAKAIRELE, via the coding sequence GTGTCCGATGAGATAAAGGTAGCCGAGCTCTTTGCGGGGGTCGGCGGGTTCAGGCTTGGCCTTGAGGGCTACCACAGCAAGGAGCATCCCGAGTGGAAGCTGCCGAAGGCCGGCCCGTACAAGACCGTCTGGGCGAATCAGTGGGAGCCACCTGGAACCAAGGGCCGGCAGTTTGCGGCTGAGTGCTATGAGTCCCGCTTCGGTGATGGGTCTGTCGTCAACGAGGACATCAATAAGGTACTCGATGAGTATGAGGCGGGGACGAGGGAGATTCCCGACGTCGATATGGTCGTCGGTGGCTTCCCCTGCCAGGACTATTCGGTGGCACGCTCGCTTGACCAGGCAAAGGGTATCGAGGGCAAGAAGGGTGTCCTGTGGTGGGACATCTATCGGTTCCTGCAGATTCAATTGGCCAAGAGTGAGGGCAATGCGAGGTACTGTCTCTTCGAGAATGTCGATCGACTGCTGAAGAGTCCCGTCGCTCAGCGTGGGCGTGACTTTGCAATCATTCTGAGCTGCCTTGCTTCGTTAGGTTATTGCGTCGAGTGGCGTGTGATCAATAGCGCAGAATACGGTTCGTCCCAGCGTAGGAAGCGTGTCTATATCTTCGCCGAGCGCAATGGGAATTGGGACCTGGAGACCAGGCTTGAGACTGGCGTGATGGCTCGGGCGCTTCCGATGCGCGAGGTCTCCCCGCACGTCAAGGTGACGATACCCGCTGATCCCTATGCGGCCAGCGAGGACTTCAACAAGGGACACAAGTTGACTCCCTTTGCCGAGGCTGGCGTCATGGTCGGGAATACGGTCGTCACTTGCAAGATTGAAGAGGCATATAAGGGCAAGCTTCATACACTTGGGGACGTGCTGGTCTCCGAGGACGAGGTGCCCGAGTCTTTCTATGTCCCTGAGGAGCAGCTTCCCCGATGGGAATACCTCAAGGGCGGCAAGAGGGAGAAGCGCAAGAACAAGCGGACAGGTTTCGAGTATTACTACTCAGAAGGGTCTATGGCTTGGCCTGATCTCCTTACGAATCCCTCGAGGACCATCCTGACGGGCGAGGGAGGAACGAGCCCCTCTCGGTTTAAGCATGTGGTCGAGGTTGATGGCCGCTACAGGAGGCTTATCCCTGATGAGCTCGACCAACTGCAGGGGTTTCCGAAGGGTTGGACGGACACCGGGATGTCTGATGGCAATCGCGCCTTCTGCATGGGGAATGCCCTCGTGGTGGGTATGCCACATGTTATTGCTAAAGCAATCAGGGAATTAGAGTAA
- a CDS encoding (deoxy)nucleoside triphosphate pyrophosphohydrolase, producing the protein MATDLPVTHVAAAIIAHEGRVLACQRSYGDMKDGWEFPGGKVEAGETSADACRREIREELGCELSGCWLFTTVEYDYPDFHLSMDCFCCGLPEDTEPHMLEHENMRWLTLGELTDVDWLPADHDLMSQVGMFWDSLFSEMHL; encoded by the coding sequence ATGGCAACCGATCTTCCCGTCACGCACGTCGCCGCCGCGATCATCGCCCACGAGGGGCGCGTCCTCGCCTGCCAGCGCTCCTATGGCGACATGAAGGACGGCTGGGAGTTCCCCGGCGGCAAGGTCGAGGCCGGCGAGACGTCCGCCGACGCCTGCCGCCGCGAGATCCGCGAGGAGCTGGGCTGCGAGCTCTCGGGCTGCTGGCTGTTCACCACCGTCGAGTACGACTATCCCGACTTCCACCTCTCCATGGACTGCTTCTGCTGCGGCCTTCCCGAGGACACGGAGCCCCACATGCTCGAGCACGAGAACATGCGCTGGCTCACGCTGGGCGAGCTCACCGACGTCGACTGGCTCCCCGCAGACCACGACCTCATGAGCCAGGTCGGCATGTTCTGGGACTCGCTCTTCTCGGAGATGCACCTGTAG
- a CDS encoding iron-containing alcohol dehydrogenase family protein, producing the protein MTSNSTYTMNLPSYTVGADAYSSVARVTQRFGTSAALIGGHHAMAAAEGRLREAIKGTPLTLTCSENYGEQATHAHAAHLAALDQVKAADMIFGMGGGRAIDTCKEVAAILDKPLFSFPTVASNCAPVTAIAVFYKDDGSPDKYFIPPMPPVHSFIDTDVISQSPDDYFWAGIGDAFSKEPEVELSSRDLTLPNTPLMGRALSHACGRPLFDHSVEALADKRAGRNSYELSQVVLDIIVSTGLVSNMTTNMDGPDPYYFNSTTAHAFYNAYSGMGDRAARHLHGEVVSFGVMVLRAFDARPDELRAQAEKNHELGLPVTLSALDCSEADLDGIVERAQTTNEWGRAPYGYTPERFRQAILDADAFGRALESGDDDAQAAALEAVTAHKATEKAPRKL; encoded by the coding sequence ATGACATCGAACAGCACCTATACCATGAACCTTCCCAGCTACACCGTGGGTGCGGATGCCTATTCGTCCGTCGCGCGGGTCACGCAGCGCTTCGGGACGAGCGCGGCACTCATCGGCGGGCACCACGCCATGGCAGCCGCCGAGGGACGCCTCCGCGAGGCGATCAAGGGCACGCCGCTGACGCTCACCTGCTCAGAGAACTACGGCGAGCAGGCCACGCACGCACACGCCGCGCACCTTGCCGCTCTCGACCAGGTCAAGGCAGCCGACATGATCTTCGGCATGGGAGGGGGCCGCGCCATCGACACCTGCAAGGAGGTCGCCGCCATCCTCGACAAGCCGCTCTTCTCGTTCCCCACGGTCGCCTCGAACTGCGCCCCCGTCACCGCCATCGCCGTCTTCTACAAGGACGACGGCTCCCCCGACAAGTACTTCATCCCGCCCATGCCACCGGTGCACTCCTTCATCGACACGGACGTCATCTCGCAGAGCCCTGACGACTACTTCTGGGCGGGAATCGGTGACGCGTTCTCGAAGGAGCCCGAGGTGGAGCTCTCGAGCCGGGACCTCACGCTTCCCAACACGCCCCTCATGGGCAGGGCCCTCTCGCACGCCTGCGGCCGCCCCCTGTTCGACCATTCCGTCGAGGCCCTCGCCGACAAGCGCGCCGGCAGGAACTCCTACGAGCTCTCGCAGGTGGTCCTCGACATCATCGTGAGCACGGGCCTCGTCTCCAACATGACGACCAACATGGACGGCCCCGACCCGTACTACTTCAACTCCACCACGGCCCATGCGTTCTACAACGCCTACAGCGGCATGGGGGACAGGGCCGCCAGGCACCTCCACGGCGAGGTGGTCTCGTTCGGTGTCATGGTGCTCCGTGCCTTCGACGCCCGCCCGGACGAGCTTCGCGCCCAGGCCGAGAAGAACCACGAGCTGGGGCTCCCCGTCACCCTTTCCGCCCTCGACTGCTCCGAGGCCGACCTCGACGGCATCGTCGAGCGCGCGCAGACGACCAACGAGTGGGGCCGCGCCCCGTACGGCTACACCCCGGAGAGGTTCCGCCAGGCCATCCTGGATGCCGATGCCTTCGGCCGCGCCCTCGAGTCAGGCGACGACGACGCACAGGCGGCCGCGCTCGAGGCCGTGACGGCGCACAAGGCCACGGAGAAGGCCCCGCGCAAGCTGTAG
- a CDS encoding nucleoid-associated protein, protein MDTVEKIVEQVADEAPVTVASSAAAVSRAKAYVTRHVEADESFKPEDVGREVFEDAPELAEHYERAVASEDLPHEVPVRPAVARRIAKSHRIRTDTGIEVIFPSEYAASPEYIEFVSQPDGTVSIELKGIGKIENR, encoded by the coding sequence ATGGACACGGTCGAGAAGATCGTTGAGCAGGTGGCCGACGAGGCACCGGTGACCGTGGCCTCGAGCGCGGCGGCAGTCTCCCGCGCCAAGGCCTACGTGACCAGGCACGTCGAGGCGGACGAGTCGTTCAAGCCCGAGGACGTGGGCCGCGAGGTCTTCGAGGACGCCCCTGAGCTCGCCGAGCACTACGAGCGTGCCGTGGCCTCGGAGGACCTGCCCCATGAGGTGCCGGTGAGGCCTGCCGTGGCCCGGCGCATCGCCAAGAGCCACCGCATCCGCACCGACACCGGCATCGAGGTCATCTTCCCGAGCGAGTATGCCGCGAGCCCCGAGTACATCGAGTTCGTGAGCCAGCCCGACGGGACGGTCTCCATCGAGCTCAAGGGTATCGGCAAGATCGAGAACCGCTAG
- a CDS encoding nucleoid-associated protein produces the protein MLKINHAILHVLDLESGECYLSQSELDLDERACRSYVQRHLRKLCASSENRHGEFTDASAFAGEVKAYLLGQRDFGDLSVQVASWFYDELRKGDDDTPLDLLVADFTDVPSKPKAAAADASEVPFAEDAPAAPAAVDLDAAYTAKPRRRIGIVLLPRRQLFSDDMRGGEAGPVCEIVRQDSILPSPTQKVDTYALIDAADLSIEFHDVERTIAGPEGLRRAGRASPVLERGQHQGGHGHGREDR, from the coding sequence ATGCTCAAGATCAACCATGCCATCCTGCACGTCCTCGACCTCGAGAGCGGCGAGTGCTACCTGTCGCAGTCCGAGCTCGACCTCGACGAGCGCGCGTGCCGCTCCTACGTGCAGCGCCACCTTCGCAAGCTCTGCGCCAGCTCCGAGAACCGTCATGGCGAGTTCACGGACGCGAGCGCCTTCGCCGGTGAGGTCAAGGCCTACCTCCTGGGGCAGCGCGACTTCGGCGACCTCTCCGTGCAGGTGGCGAGCTGGTTCTACGACGAGCTGCGCAAGGGCGACGACGACACCCCGCTCGACCTGCTCGTGGCCGACTTCACCGACGTGCCCAGCAAGCCCAAGGCCGCTGCCGCCGATGCCTCCGAGGTCCCGTTCGCTGAGGATGCCCCGGCGGCTCCCGCGGCCGTCGACCTCGACGCCGCCTACACGGCCAAGCCGCGCCGGCGCATCGGGATCGTCCTGCTCCCGCGCCGCCAGCTCTTCAGCGACGACATGCGCGGCGGCGAGGCGGGTCCCGTCTGCGAGATCGTGCGCCAGGACTCGATCCTGCCCAGTCCGACCCAGAAGGTCGACACCTATGCGCTGATCGATGCCGCCGACCTCTCCATCGAGTTCCATGACGTCGAGCGCACCATCGCAGGCCCAGAAGGCCTTCGTCGTGCCGGACGGGCTTCTCCAGTGCTCGAGCGCGGCCAGCACCAAGGAGGTCATGGACACGGTCGAGAAGATCGTTGA
- a CDS encoding glycyl-radical enzyme activating protein, with amino-acid sequence MTDSALDDGIISLAGMEYLTAHGGASVRTVIRLKGCPLRCPWCDRPEASTSEPVVLLDAGRCTSCGRCALACPTGAVHMANGSFTFEPENCARATVSHDCHACVDACTSGALSIPETRLTVSQVVERACADRDRYGSDWEGITLSGGEPLMHAEWCLPLAKALTEAGLDVAVETCGNVYPATVRQVEPFVSTFFYNFMSIGGNRLAQVAGVDLRIVRANLQWLLVRCPQKAMVRIPVIDGFNDDPSELRVTVDWLVGEGVRHLELLAPGLLDVNCSRPASSIPAIPHAAMSSSVLTSLKRHAESLGVDASVSN; translated from the coding sequence ATGACCGACAGCGCTCTCGACGATGGCATCATCAGCCTGGCGGGCATGGAATACCTGACCGCGCACGGCGGCGCCTCGGTGCGCACGGTCATCCGCCTCAAGGGATGTCCCCTCCGCTGCCCGTGGTGCGATCGTCCCGAGGCCAGCACGTCCGAGCCGGTCGTGCTCCTCGATGCCGGGCGGTGCACCTCGTGCGGGCGCTGCGCCCTCGCCTGTCCCACGGGGGCCGTGCACATGGCGAACGGGAGCTTCACCTTCGAGCCTGAGAACTGCGCGAGGGCCACCGTGAGCCACGACTGCCATGCCTGCGTGGATGCCTGCACCAGCGGGGCCCTGTCGATCCCCGAGACGCGCCTCACCGTGTCCCAGGTCGTCGAGCGGGCCTGTGCCGACCGCGACAGGTACGGAAGCGACTGGGAGGGGATCACGCTCTCGGGCGGCGAGCCCCTCATGCATGCCGAATGGTGCCTGCCCCTAGCCAAGGCCCTGACCGAGGCCGGCCTGGACGTGGCCGTCGAGACCTGCGGCAACGTGTATCCTGCCACGGTGCGCCAGGTCGAGCCGTTCGTCTCGACCTTCTTCTATAACTTCATGTCGATCGGCGGCAACCGGCTTGCCCAGGTGGCCGGCGTCGACCTCAGGATCGTCCGTGCCAACCTGCAATGGCTGCTCGTGCGGTGCCCGCAGAAGGCCATGGTGCGGATCCCCGTCATAGACGGCTTCAACGACGACCCCTCCGAGCTGCGCGTGACCGTCGACTGGCTCGTCGGTGAGGGCGTGCGGCACCTCGAGCTGCTGGCGCCCGGCCTGCTTGACGTCAACTGCTCCAGGCCTGCGAGCAGCATCCCGGCCATACCGCATGCCGCCATGTCGTCATCGGTCCTCACCAGCCTCAAGCGCCATGCCGAGTCGCTGGGGGTCGACGCGAGCGTCAGCAACTGA
- a CDS encoding NAD-binding protein: MGLKLPRQSRAIVVGCGMLGASLAGGLSSWGYDVCVIDQDARSFHRLSDSFQGFTDIGDGTSADVLERNGIEGAAMVLALSSRDDTNILTAELASRIYGVPEVFARLFDEHKEVVLDGFGVKVLCPRRLCEDRFAELSGIPIREVLQ, from the coding sequence ATGGGTCTCAAGTTGCCTCGCCAGTCGCGCGCCATCGTGGTGGGATGCGGCATGTTGGGCGCCTCGCTCGCAGGCGGACTCTCCTCCTGGGGCTATGACGTCTGCGTCATCGACCAGGATGCCCGCTCGTTCCATCGCCTCTCGGACAGCTTCCAGGGTTTCACCGACATCGGCGACGGCACCAGCGCCGATGTCCTCGAGCGCAACGGCATCGAGGGTGCGGCCATGGTCCTGGCGCTCTCGTCGCGCGACGACACCAACATCCTCACGGCCGAGCTCGCGAGCCGCATCTATGGCGTCCCCGAGGTCTTCGCCCGCCTGTTCGACGAGCACAAGGAGGTCGTCCTCGACGGCTTCGGCGTGAAGGTCCTCTGCCCGCGACGTCTGTGCGAGGATCGGTTCGCCGAGCTGTCGGGCATCCCCATCAGGGAGGTGCTGCAATGA
- a CDS encoding NAD-binding protein codes for MRFVVTGHNDQAYYLIGALVDAGHDVTAICADHRRAERFSEDYPIEVIQGNPTKDYVLDDVDFDDVEAVIAAMDDDADGLVVCQSASRLHHVEKTVCIVENPRNVLLFKRLGVHEVVSGTYWLARAIERGMQASEVPGMIGVDGD; via the coding sequence ATGAGGTTCGTCGTCACGGGTCACAACGACCAGGCCTACTACCTCATCGGGGCCCTCGTCGACGCCGGCCACGACGTCACCGCCATCTGCGCGGACCACCGGCGCGCCGAGCGCTTCTCGGAGGACTACCCCATCGAGGTCATCCAGGGCAACCCCACCAAGGACTACGTCCTCGACGACGTGGACTTCGACGACGTCGAGGCCGTCATCGCCGCCATGGACGACGATGCCGACGGGCTCGTGGTCTGTCAGAGCGCGTCGCGCCTGCACCACGTCGAGAAGACCGTCTGCATCGTGGAGAACCCCCGGAACGTGCTGCTCTTCAAGCGCCTCGGCGTGCACGAGGTCGTCAGCGGCACCTATTGGCTCGCCCGCGCCATCGAGCGTGGCATGCAGGCCTCCGAGGTCCCAGGGATGATCGGTGTCGATGGAGACTGA